In Dama dama isolate Ldn47 chromosome 22, ASM3311817v1, whole genome shotgun sequence, the genomic window GCACTTaggattttttattgttttaactcTAAGACAGCTACTGGTGAaggttctcagttgtgtccgactctttgcaatcccatggactataacctaccagcttcccccatccatggaattttccagccaagagtactggagtgggttgccatttccttctccagggactcttccccacccagggatcgaacccaggtctcccacattgcaggcagatgctttcctgtctgagctaccagggaagccctaagagagCAGAAGTCACTTTATCGTATTCAGTAACCCACAAGAATGAATGGTTTCTAGCATCACCACCTTAAAGATGATGGAAGCAGTTGAATTAAGTGCCAACAAGAAATCTGTGACTCTTGCTGTGACAACTGTCATTGTAGGAGGCATGTTCGTGTTGATGAAACCAAGTTCTCTAGAAAAGTAGGCATGAAAACAGGGTGAAACTAGAATAATGAGCGTGAACTTGACCTTAAACAGATATTGTCCAGCAGCATCTTTCCCAcccacatgtgcacccatgggctTCTGTCCATCAAAGgaaggaagatcccttgcaggggAGGTGATACCCACAGGCTGGCTTCTCTACTCCTGTAGAGGCAAGGGTGCTCTTGAAGATGATCAGAGAAGTGGTCAGAAGGGGCACCCGCAtataacagtaaaaataataataataataaaaggtaatgttactataaatatatttcattggGCCTTGTTGAGTCTGTGAAAGGCCATGAGTTCATAATAATAATCAAATGAGAGGACTTTAGATAAAGTGTGGCCAGAAAGGGAGAGATAAAGTTTAAAAACTGCACTGgtggtaatgcaggagatgaaaaatgcaagagatgtgggttcagtgcctgagtcgggaagatcccctggagaagaaaatggcaactgtgGAGCTGCCGGGGCTGGCAGGCAGCCCGGACCTGGGTTTCGGTTTTCCCTGAAATGGTGGGATTCCCCGCCCCCAtcaggtaacctggagccagccaatcaatatgtgcccagtaagaaacaaagggagagctgaaaagcccgcgaacgcccaggtttgaaaaaagcccgctaaagtttgtaccaataaaattgctttgcaaacatgtaaccaatctgcttaagccagctaccaactccTTATGTTCACCCTATAAATTTATTTAACAGCTGGGGCTCGGGGCTTTTTTCTGACCCTGAACCACTGCATTGGTTGCGGCAaaaagccctgactcgagtcagtaataaacttcccttttttgcaaATTGCATTGTCTtagaagccttctctcttcccgctcggggattcagacatcgggcaaaacagcaacccattcaagtattgttgcctaggaaatcccatggagaggagcctggtgggctacagttcatggggctacaaagagttggacaggactgagctggtatctttctttcttttcttttcatgatgtaaagaagagaaagtataataggaaatattttgttatgaaataaatttaataagaagAGCTGTCTTGAAGTCTGAGGGGATATTCCATTCTGCTTATTCACAGGAATGTTTATAAAGGATTGAGAAAGAAAGAACCCCTGACATCCCAAAGCTGGCCTGGTATCACCACAGGGTGatgttctttttctcttggaTGTAAAAGCTATCACAGAACTCCAACTTCACACAGGGTCACCCCGAGAGCAGGAGTGAAGAAGAGAGCAAACACACATCACTGCACCCCCACCAAGGAAACACCCCTCCCTTGGTTGAAAAGCATGACTGCTCCTTCTCTACCAATTGCAACTTTATCCTCGCTCTGGTCCCCAACTCCAAAGATGTAGTTACTGAGACTCACACTGGTAGAACTGACCCCAGTTCTTGGCAGCACCCAATCTAGAGTTGCCCTGTATCTTTAGACCCTCCCCCAAATCCCCTCCCCTAAGCCCCATCCTAGAATCTATCTTTCTATCACCTTCTGTCTGTGATGCCCAGGGTTGTCCCTCAGGAAGAGTAACCATCAGCTTGTCCACTAGCGAGTGTGCCTGGTGGCAGAGGCTAGAGGCAGCGACCTTGTGGATGGGCGAGTATTCACAGAGGAGGCCTGCCTCCAAGCAGATGGGAGAGGAGAGCTGGTTGCtcccctgcctccttctctgcctcaAAGCTGCAGGACCCCAGGAGCCAGGGCAGCCAATTGAAGTCATGAAACATGAGAAGGAAAATTCAAGCCAGAAAGAAGAGGAGGGCTCCAGCAGAAGGGCCAGCTCCTGGATGAGGCCAAAGAATTGTAAATGCATCATGACCCTTGACTTAtccttctgtccttccctcccGTTCTTGTCCTGGTCCTGACCCTTGTTTGGGCCTCAGCCAGGTATGGATGTTGGGCGGTGCTCCCTTCTGCTGGGTTTCTATTGCAAGTGTCTTCCTCTTTTAGCCTCCAGGTCACTTCCTGGAAAGGCTGTTTCTGGGAAAAGGGAGGACTGTGGGGAAGCCTGTCCCTGCCCAATTGCATGGCCAGACACAGAGCCCTCCCCTCCATGTGGGCAGACAGAGATTCTGCCAAACATCTCCCTCCACGTGGTACAGCACATACTCTATGGGCAGGGATAGAAGGGGTAAAGGCAGGGTCAGATTCAGAGTCTTTAGCCCATCACCAGGCCCTCCTGATGCTCCTCTTCCTGTCCTCCTCACCCTCCTGGTCACCAGGCCCTCCTGATgctcctcctcctgtcttcctCACCTTCCTGACTCTACAGGGCCTGGTCCAGGGGCCTGGAGGACTCCCAGCTCCCTGGACTCTGATTCCCCCTCAGCCTCCAGGCCTTTGCTCATGTTGCTCCTCCCCCTGCAATGCCTTGCCCCACCTGCCTCACCAGGTGAAATGTTACCTGTAATTAGAGTTCCCACTCCAAAGCCTCCTCCCTCTGCTGCCTCCCCCAGTTCCTCTTCAAGCCCCACTGGAATCTTGCACTTTCCTTGTTGCAGGTCTGTTTGTGTGGATTTCCTGCAGCTCCCAGCACTGGGCAGGTGCCCTGTCTCTTCTCTGCTGCTCCTCCTGCTCCAGGGCCTCGGGGGCTCCCTCCACCCACCCGGGCACAGCCTGGCTAGAATACGAGGTGTGGGACCCGTTACTGGGACATGAAGCAATCAGCTTCATGAAGACACAGCACCACACTTCTTTTACCTGCGGTGGAGTACTTAGATTTGTTTTCCTTGTCTGTCTTGATAAAAGTTCTTTCTGATAGACAGTGTCATCACATTTCTGAGTGTTTCCATTTATGGGCATCCTGCACTTTCCAGAACACCCTCTGCCAGTAAACTGCAATGTGAGACCTACATTGCCTATGCTCTATGTCATCTTGGTTTAGGAAAGCTTTTGTAGGAACACAGACACACCTGAGTCCACATCCAGGCTCTGCCCCTGCTTAACCTGTGCCTCGGGCCATGACCTCACCTCCCTGAGCTTCCGTTTCCCTTCTGTAGTGAGATCACCCTTTGCTCAGACAGTCGTACTGAGGATGGGGAGATGGGCGGGGGTCCTACCCACCCCCTGCTTACCTAGGAGTCTTCCTCTGGCTGAGTGTGAACGAGATCCAGTTGTTCTCAGCTCTGCAGATGCAGCTGCCTTCTGTCTCTGCAACAAACCTCACACACCTTGTGGTCCCAGATATATTCGGAGAACCAGAAGGGAAAGTGAAACCCTCACTTCTGAATGGCTCAAGTTACCATCACTCTGTCCACCAGGTCCCACCCAGAACTATTCCCACCCTTCTGCTGCCCCCATAGAGAAACAAGCCCAGCCCTGACATCCCATGTCCTTCTGACACAGCCCACCCTGCCTCGGCTCCTTGAAGGTGACCTGCCACCAACACACCGTGAGTCCCTTGGCcaaccactcccccaccccatggCCATCTCTCCACCCCCTCAGCCCTCCCCACCAACCCGCTCACCAGCCTGCCTGCTTTATTCACCCTCATGCCACCAGCATGTGTCACAGTTCCAGAACACACCAGCTCCTCACCGCATACTGGtcagcctgctgctgctgaggGTCACATCACCGTGCCTTCTAGGGGTTGTTCATGCAGGTCCTTCTGCCAGGGAAACCTGCTGCATCAAACCTGGAGAAATCATACTCACCCTGTAAAGCCAAAGTCTGgcatcacctcctctgagaagccctccAGGACCTCTCCTGCAGAGTCCCCTGTCCCTGCTCTGCTCCCTTGGTACCTGGGAGAGGGGCCTAAGGCCACCCCTCAGCCACTCTCTTCATGCCCGCCCCCACTCCTTCGATCAAGTCCTTCTAGGCTTGGCCCTGCTGACAGGCACAGAACTACTGCCTTCAGGTCTAGCAACTTGCCTGAAGAGGCCCTGCCTTGGTGGTCAAGGTCATTTGGATGGATGAAAAGTTTGTGGGAAGGGCTGAGAGCATGCTGCTCTTTTCTACCCTGGATTATTCTAGGTGTACAGTTTCTTTTCTCGAAATGGAGGACCTTTATAGGAAGGTTAGTGATCTGGCAACTCAAAAGTCAACAACAGAAAACCAGTCTTATTTTCTGCTTGGTTCCTGAGCAAAGAGCCAAAGTGTATGGAGGGATGAGCATTAGCCCCCCTCTGTGCAGGCTCTGTCCACACCTTTCCTGTTTTACTCTCACAACAGCTCTAGGACGTGTCGGCTGcatttttcagataaagaaacagaagaaaaggtcCTACAGCCTGAGAGTCCTGGtggacttttcttttttgcccCAACCACAAGGGGCAGCAGTGGGGCTGGACCCCCCATGGAGGCACACCTGCCCATCCTTCAGGGCTGTTTCACCCCAGAAAACGGCCCTGGTCATCATGGCCACCTTCCCCATCTtagagggagggacagaggagtGATGGGTGTTACTCCATGAGGACCACACTCTACAGTTTGGTCTTACAATTACCCTGGAACACAGACCAGGAATCTGACCTGATCTGTGCAGCAAGGTAGCTGATGGCAGGGGCGAGGAGGGGGCTTTCTTCCAGCAACTCAGGGGAGGCGCCAAGATTCAAACCAAGGTCGTCACTCCCTATTGTAAACGTCACTCCTTGTttaaagttccttttttttttcctttaaatcattttttccccAGTAAACTCCCTCCTAGTGATTCTTCTCTCTTCCACTAGCATGAGTTTGTCTGGAAGTTAAACAAAACCTCCCTGAGATGCAGAACTCAGCTAACCCAGAGGAGCTGTGTCCAGCGGTCATGAAGGTCCTCTGCTGAGAACGCCTAATAGACGCCAGCCCGTCATGGGCTCAATAAACACAAGCCCATGGGAGAGCAGCCACGGGAGCTGCAGACTCAAATCAGGTGAGGACTCAGCAAGGCTTCAACCCAGGGCATGAGCTGAGACCACCCATTTGGAGATCCTAAAGATTCAGTGACGATAAAATTGGGCTCCACTTAACCCCAACATCACAAGAGAAGCACCCCAGGATGGCTCCAGCAACCCACCTGCCTGTCCTCATCCCTTTTTATAGGACCAGTGGGAGTGAGTAGGGAGCTTCAGACTGAGCATGTGACCAGACGGCTTTAGAGTCATCAGAGTTGCTGATAGAGGCGGACCCCAGGGGGCAGAGCACAGGGGATGCCCTCCAGGCCGACAGCACAGGCGACCTCAAGGGAACGGGTCTCGGCCACTCACTGCCAGGCTGCTCTCGTCACAATAGCCAaagtaggaagaaagaaaaataatataagaaaaattCTGTCTATACATACCACGGACTATTACTCACTTAAAGGaagaaagttctttttaaaaaaattattttaaaaggaagaaaattcagaCACATGCTACAGCCTGGATGtgccttgaagacattatgttcAGTGAAATAAAACAATTACAAGAAACTgattgtattttctgtttttattaggtGTAGAGTAGGCAAATcgataaagacagaaagtagggtGGTGGTTGTCAAGGGCTGTGGGAGGGGGAGGCGGATTTAAGGTCTAGTGGAGTCTCAGGTTTCAGGAAGAAAGACAAtggggatggatggtggtgatggctgcacaatatATGAATGTATTTGATACCACTCAcgtgtacacttaaaaatggttaagtggtaaattttatgttgtgtatattttaccacaggaagtaaaaaagaaagaaaaacaaaatcctgtcacaaaggacaaatattgtatgattccactcacCTGAGGTCCTGAGAGGAGTCAAATTCATAAAAATCAGGGGCACACTTGTGCTTgccaggggtggaggggagggagaatgTGGTACTAGTATATAATTGGTACAGAGTTTCATTTTTGATGTAAGACATTCTGTGGATGGATGGTGATGCTGGGTGTACAATGATGTGAATGTCCTTAATACCACTGACCTGTACACTTAAAAGTGGGTAAAATGGTAAATTTgatgattttcaaaaattaaaacaaattgttAAAAAGCTGAACCTTTGTGGGAAAACATAGCAGCACCTAGACCCTTTACAGTCTGTAAAACACCTTCACACACACCATCGTGCAAGCTACCTCAGCCCTGTGATGAAAACGTTTACTATCTCAATGTCACcagggaaaactgaggttcagactTGCCCCTAAATGGGGAAACTGGCTGGTCGGTCTGTGTTCTGGACTATGCCATTTCCTTAGAGGAAGAGAAATCCTTAAACCTTCCAGTAGTCTAAAAATGTACTTTCCTGTTGGGGTTATGCAGCCAGTGTTtacgctccagggaatcagccagaaatagagagagaaagagagagaaagacacagcacccaagctctgatggaaaaagtgtgctttattgaattctatAAGAGTATATATACTGTAATACAAGGtagcttcttcagataaagatcaagagatCAGACTTTATTACAagttaccaaggaagcaaggagcaatagaggcTATAAGGCCAAAATGTgatccatatcaaaagagggtcATAAACAATCCCTTtcaccaaatggaaaagctaatgaaggaaatcctatgcaagcatcccatctctTTGATCTCTATCCTGGGAGCAGCTTGCCTGCTCCTCTCACCAGCCATGGACTGATAAGGAAGAGAGGGCTCAAGAGAGAcaggaaacagcacacaggaatcctACTGTTAAACATTCGTGACACTTTCCTTCCATAAATGCTCCCTGTTAGCTTGAGATGAGTCATAAACATCAATTATCTCTTGTCCGAAGAAGTGAGCTCAAGGCCCGAGTCCCTAGGAGCCACAGGGAGCTGAGTCTGGCGGGGCCAATAGGGACCCTCTGCGACTGGCATCAAGTGTCAACTCACTTCTGCAACAGTCCCACCTCGGCAGAAAGCTGCCTGAATTCTTCCTTCACAGAGACTCTGGGGCCCACTCTGCTGTGTCCACATCCCTCCATCTTCCATGAGTGGGGAGAAAATTTGGCATCATGCAGCCCTCCTTGATGGggataaaatggaaacagtgacagacttcattttcttgggctccaaaatcactgtggacggtgactgcagccataaaattaaaagacatttgcttcttggaagaaaagttatgaccaacctagacagcatattaaaaagcagagacatcactttgccaacaaagtcccctatagtcaaagctatgatttttccagtagtcatgtacagatgtgagagttggaccataaagaagtctgagtgctgaattgatgctttttaaatgtgctgttgaagaagactcttgagaggcccttggatagcaaggagatccaaccagtccatcctaaaggagatcagtcctgaatattcattggaaggactgatgctgaagctgaaactccaatactttgaccacctgatgtgaagagctgactcatttgaaacgacccagatgctgggaaagattgaaggtgaaaggagaaggggacaatagaggatgagatggctggatggcatcactgactcaatggacatgagtttgggtaaactccgggaactggtgatggacagggagggctcgcgtgttgcagtccatggggtcgcaaagagttggacatggctaagcaactgaactgaactgaagaatttataaaaattttaaaaagaacaaatatgtgtatagatacatgtataattgaatcactttgctatatacctgaagctaatacaatattgtaaatcaactaactttaataaaacatggaaacaaatagGTCACTACCTACTAAGTTCAAAGGTGAGTTGATGCTGGCGAAGTAGGGCTAGAGACTGTCACCAGGGGGAAACCCTTGTTGCTGGAATATCAAACCCTGAGGAGGGCTACAGAGGAGCCCCTGCTACTTGTGCTGGATCTCTACAATCCTAACTCTATGGCTTTCTCCCATTTTCAAAGCTCCCCTATTCCTGGCCTCTCACTGCtagtctccctgtctctctcttatTCTGCCCTCTGTGTCTTCTTTAGTCCAAAACAAGTGGTTTCTCCCCGTGACCCTGCACATGTCCCCGGTCCCTGCACTGCTCTAGGGGTGGCCCAGTCGGGCCCTATTGCAGACTCTCATAGACCCAGGTGAGCTCCTCCAACTTCTTCTCCAGCTCCTGGGCTTTCTGCCTCATGTTCTCAGCCGATGCTGTCTTTGCCCCCTCCTGCAAGTCCTGTACTTCTTTCACCAGGGAGTACACGTTCAGTGCCAAGAATAAACCTGATGTGACTCCACTCGCGATGCGGGCTGTTCTAGTCGCTGCCAGAGGTGTGCCTTCGAAAGGTCTCACCTGTTGGGAACTTTGGACAGAGACTGGCCTGGTGGTTATTAGCCTGCTGAGCTCAGTGGCTTCTAATTCAAGGTTGTCATTGGCCACCCTGATGGCATGAATATACATCCCTAAGTCTTTAACATGGTAGAGATCAATTACATAGGATATTATTTCGGCTGTGTCAAGGAGACTGGCCTGGGTTTCTGCTGATGACGTGTTTACCTTTTCCACCACCATGGTGGACACACCTGTTACAGCAGATGCTGCTCCCAGCCCTATTCCAGCAGCTGAGAGTCCCAGACTGAGACCCCCTGTAAAGGGTGCAAGAACCAGGCCAAGGATGCTCAGGGTGCCAGATGCAATGCCAGTGGAGGAGGCTACCACATTGGAGATGGTGCAGTCCCTGTGCACCTTGTCAACATGGTCTGCGAGCTCACGGAGCTTTTTTATGCTCTCCTTCAGCTTCTGTTTTACCTGAGGAAACTCCTTCAAAAACCTCTCCTTTTCCTGCTGGTATTTTTGGAGCCTGTCTGGGTCCTCCCCAGCCAAGTCTGTTAGCAGCTTGATCACATGTTCACGGAGTACATTTCCGTCTTCCCTGTAACAATGAACATTAAAGCCTTAGAAAGAGAATTTGCTTGTCTATGAAACAGGCTCAACAAGCTCTATCCTGCATAAACCACAGAGATTTTATTGTAAATCACAAAAATTTTACTAACGTAAAAGTTTTTCCAACCTTAAACCCTCATTTGGATATTGTTAGTGCTCCATGTACTTATTCAAACATGGAATAAATACGCAAAGGTCATCAAAGGATACCGTTAACTTAAGAGAGATATTTAATAAAGACACCTCAAAGGCAGACCAATACCATCACTTCCAGAATGTGTGTAAAATGGGAACTTCACAGATAAACAAAGAGAAGTGGGATTAGAGCAGAAAACCCTTCATTCAAGGACCTTAGTGTATAGTGAGGAATCCTCTTGTTCTTTGCTCTTGACTGCTAGGATGTGGTCCCTAGGCCCCCAAAATATTCTGGCTGATAAGAATGTCCTTGTCTGTCT contains:
- the LOC133043920 gene encoding apolipoprotein L3-like translates to MSSEDPRNRSESQSFFEDVVEFLQKSVRWEHLKFLLEDKPWENFVTQVNLSREDGNVLREHVIKLLTDLAGEDPDRLQKYQQEKERFLKEFPQVKQKLKESIKKLRELADHVDKVHRDCTISNVVASSTGIASGTLSILGLVLAPFTGGLSLGLSAAGIGLGAASAVTGVSTMVVEKVNTSSAETQASLLDTAEIISYVIDLYHVKDLGMYIHAIRVANDNLELEATELSRLITTRPVSVQSSQQVRPFEGTPLAATRTARIASGVTSGLFLALNVYSLVKEVQDLQEGAKTASAENMRQKAQELEKKLEELTWVYESLQ